GATGGTGAAATTGCCTTACTTAAAACGCCACTGTATTACCGTTATGAACGTGATGTGTTAAAGGTGGTAGTGGCGTAAGCTGTACTACACTCTAGGCATTATTATCTCATCCATGCAGGTTTGCCGTTGAATATCTTGAATAATAATCGTACTCCTATTGTCACCTACAGCATTATTGTGTTGTGCGTGTTAGCTTACATTCCAGTGGCGTTAAATTTATTACCCAAGCCTGACCCGTTTGCTTTATATCTACCTGAAAACCCGAACTTCCATTATTGGCAGTATTTAACCAGTATGTTTATGCATGCGGGTATTTTGCATTTATTGTTTAATATGTTTGGTTTGTGGATGTTTGGTGCACCGCTAGAAAAATTATGGGGTGGTGCGAAATTCTTAGCTTTTTATTTAATTTGTGGGATTGGCGCGGGTTTAATTTACAACTGGATTAATGAATACCAGTTTCAGCAAATGACCCAAGAATTTATGAAATTGGGTTTAACCTCAGCGGATTTATCTCGCTTATTAAATGAGATGTTATATCCTACGAATATTCCCGGCTTTACTGAAAAAATGGCGGGTGACTATTACAGTTTGTATCACACTGAAACCGTGGGTGCATCGGGGGCGATTTATGGCGTATTGGTGGCATTTGCTTATTATTTCCCGAATTCAAAGTTGGCTTTAATTTTCTTCCCTGTGCCGATTCCAGCCAAGTATTTTGTACCCATTCTAATCGGCATTGATTTATTCTCAGGTGTAACCGGAGTCTCTATTTTTGGTGGCAATGTGGCGAATTTTGCACATGTGAGCGGAGCATTAGTCGGCTTGATTCTCGTGTTATTATTCGGGCGAGATTATAAGCGTGACGCCCCTAATTATAATTGAGTAATTGTTTAAGCATTAATGGTAGGGAATAACTTTTTCTACCATTAGTTGCAATTGTTTCTCGCCACGATATTCATTAATGCTTAATTTATAAATTAAACGCACGCGCTCCCCAACTTTGGGCCAGAGTTCAAGATTTGCAAAGAAGTTCAGTGCGCTAATGCTCGGTATATAATCGCTGTCGTGATGGATTAACTTTAAATCGGCTTTAATGTGTACGGTTTTTAAAAGTTGTAACCGCATTATTTGAAATTCGCCTTCAAATTGTGGTTCGGGAAACTGCTGTCCCCACGGCGCAATATGCCGCAAAAATTCGGCATTGCTTAAGGTGAAGTCATGGCTATTTAATACGCCGTCGGTATAAATCGTTTCGCGTAAGGTATCCGGCTGTAAGCGTTGATTAACGGCTTGGGTAATACTGTTGGTAAATAACGGTAAAGCGTGCGCTTCTAAGGTTAAGCCTGCCGCCATCGCATGTCCGCCAAAGCGTTTAATTAAACCGGGGTGCGTATGTGCCACTTCTTCGATTAAATCCCGCATATGCAAACCCGGAATACAACGCGCTGACCCTTTAACCAAACCATCGTCGGCAGTGGCAAAGACAACGGTCGGGCGGTAATAACGATCTTTAATGCGTGACGCGAGAATACCAATCACGCCTTCATGCCATTCCGCTTGGTGCAAACACATAATCGGTGGTAATGCCTGTTCGTATTCGGCAAAACTTAAGGTTTGGATAATGACTTCTGCATCTTGCTTCATGGTGGCTTCAATACGTTTGCGCTCATTATTTAGCGCTTCTAATTGTCCCGCTAAACGCCGCGCTTCGTTTAAATCATCGGTCAATAAGCACTGAATGCCGATAGACATATCCGCCATACGTCCAGCGGCATTTAAACGGGGACCACAAGCAAAACCAAAATCGCTACTAATTACTTGCTCAGGTTTGCGATTTGCCATTTCCAGCAAGGCAATAATGCCTGCCTTGCCTTTGCCAGCCCGAATACAACGTAAGCCTTGTTCTACTAAAATTCGATTATTGGCATCTAAGGTCACGACATCTGCTACCGTTCCCAAGGCGACTAAATCTAATAGCGAGGTGAGGTTGTGTTCTGGTAAAGCGGTTTGTTGAAAATAGCCACGCTGGCTTAAGACTTGTTTGAGCGCCAACATGACATAAAATACCACGCCAACCCCTGCCAGATGCTTCGAGGCGAATTCATCTAAGGGGTGATTGGGGTTCACCATCACATCACAAGCGGGTAAGCGCTTACCTGCCAAATGGTGATCGGTAATTAAGGTTTTATAACCCAATGCTTTGGCAGCTTCGATCCCTTCCACGCTGGAAACGCCATTATCTACGGTCATCAGCAACCAAGGCTGATAATCACGAGTTAGTTCGACAATTTCAGGCGTTAAACCGTAACCGTA
This DNA window, taken from Candidatus Thiocaldithrix dubininis, encodes the following:
- a CDS encoding rhomboid family intramembrane serine protease, translating into MNILNNNRTPIVTYSIIVLCVLAYIPVALNLLPKPDPFALYLPENPNFHYWQYLTSMFMHAGILHLLFNMFGLWMFGAPLEKLWGGAKFLAFYLICGIGAGLIYNWINEYQFQQMTQEFMKLGLTSADLSRLLNEMLYPTNIPGFTEKMAGDYYSLYHTETVGASGAIYGVLVAFAYYFPNSKLALIFFPVPIPAKYFVPILIGIDLFSGVTGVSIFGGNVANFAHVSGALVGLILVLLFGRDYKRDAPNYN
- the recJ gene encoding single-stranded-DNA-specific exonuclease RecJ: MQIQTRAVPAELASYNLPYPPLIQRVLAARGITHLDDLQHALKQLLPIRSLRHVYQAAELLADAVQAQHKILIVGDYDADGATATAVSLRALRLMGHTQVEYLVPDRFKYGYGLTPEIVELTRDYQPWLLMTVDNGVSSVEGIEAAKALGYKTLITDHHLAGKRLPACDVMVNPNHPLDEFASKHLAGVGVVFYVMLALKQVLSQRGYFQQTALPEHNLTSLLDLVALGTVADVVTLDANNRILVEQGLRCIRAGKGKAGIIALLEMANRKPEQVISSDFGFACGPRLNAAGRMADMSIGIQCLLTDDLNEARRLAGQLEALNNERKRIEATMKQDAEVIIQTLSFAEYEQALPPIMCLHQAEWHEGVIGILASRIKDRYYRPTVVFATADDGLVKGSARCIPGLHMRDLIEEVAHTHPGLIKRFGGHAMAAGLTLEAHALPLFTNSITQAVNQRLQPDTLRETIYTDGVLNSHDFTLSNAEFLRHIAPWGQQFPEPQFEGEFQIMRLQLLKTVHIKADLKLIHHDSDYIPSISALNFFANLELWPKVGERVRLIYKLSINEYRGEKQLQLMVEKVIPYH